The following proteins are encoded in a genomic region of Candidatus Moraniibacteriota bacterium:
- a CDS encoding GtrA family protein: MLIADFIDKIVNTIAEKILRRKINKGLLQFFRYLICGGTSTLVDLVMLYSLTHFIDVHYLIAAPIAYVTGTATNYTMNILLVFKSSGNIKKEFPLFAIIGIGGLLWTEIIIWFFVDLLDVYVMIAKIIAIVLVLNWNFFMRKKFVFSSGSASKEP; the protein is encoded by the coding sequence ATGTTAATAGCTGATTTCATTGATAAAATTGTCAACACTATCGCTGAAAAAATACTCAGGAGAAAAATAAACAAGGGCTTGCTTCAGTTTTTCCGTTATTTAATTTGCGGCGGAACTTCCACTCTTGTTGATCTTGTCATGCTTTATTCTTTGACCCATTTTATTGATGTGCATTATTTGATCGCAGCACCAATAGCCTATGTCACCGGAACTGCAACAAATTATACTATGAATATTCTTTTAGTTTTTAAAAGTTCAGGCAACATCAAGAAGGAATTCCCTCTCTTTGCTATTATCGGTATTGGCGGCCTTCTTTGGACTGAAATTATTATCTGGTTCTTTGTCGACCTGCTGGATGTTTATGTGATGATAGCCAAAATTATAGCGATTGTTTTGGTTCTGAATTGGAATTTCTTTATGCGCAAGAAATTCGTCTTTTCTTCCGGATCGGCTTCAAAAGAGCCATAA
- a CDS encoding phospholipid carrier-dependent glycosyltransferase, with the protein MKNKLVPLFFFIIIIASFLLRTYQFDDWLYFKMDQARDAFLIDNIVENGPGYMPLLGARAGATEVDQGFLRLGPIFYYFQYISTLIFNSSQPPVLAYPDLFFSIAAIILLFFFARLYFSRKYSLMITAMYAFSFIIIQYSRFAWNPNSLQFFLLLSFYGLLKFFREQNEKKKYLWLILWILGIVIGSQLHFFGFFGLVGISGLFVLFKMEFWKKEKIFSYFKKENIVKFSKYVAAAFFVFILLYMPVIISDIKENGQNTKNFITALSSKPESKPFIEKISKNISENLNYYCLITTSQCYGEENNKENFAMFLTTIILISGVIILLRALRKEKNDSRKDFLALLLIWISVYFILMIPVSFQLRPRFFIVVFAVPFILLGMIYEYLEEKIGYKKAVWTGIVVSSLIIVWNSYGTYAWFREQANSQKETVEIRRSLILKAKDGVLLWHLQSVADWMYAHHEKGKTLYYYVKPEHVRPIDYLLYKKRDKDLVYETMKINDDPNAEYFAITPTKNGTEPVIKKFGDNITVIEQKEFGQLMVSKIMINDRNISADFRFNRPKTKTDRLFWKDVFNKKDRDDNLYNITGEE; encoded by the coding sequence ATGAAAAATAAATTAGTGCCTTTATTTTTTTTTATAATTATAATAGCATCTTTTCTTTTAAGGACTTATCAATTTGATGATTGGCTATACTTTAAAATGGATCAAGCACGAGATGCTTTCCTCATTGATAATATCGTGGAAAATGGGCCAGGCTATATGCCTCTTTTGGGAGCCAGAGCCGGAGCAACAGAAGTAGATCAGGGCTTCTTGCGTTTGGGGCCTATTTTTTACTATTTTCAATATATTTCAACTCTCATCTTTAATTCATCTCAGCCCCCAGTTTTAGCCTATCCGGACCTGTTTTTTTCAATTGCAGCCATAATACTTCTGTTCTTTTTTGCAAGACTTTATTTTTCCAGGAAATATTCACTGATGATAACGGCGATGTATGCCTTTTCTTTCATCATAATCCAGTATTCGCGTTTTGCCTGGAATCCGAACTCGCTTCAATTTTTCCTTCTTTTGAGTTTCTATGGCCTGCTTAAGTTTTTTAGGGAGCAGAATGAAAAGAAAAAATATCTCTGGCTCATTCTTTGGATTTTGGGAATTGTGATCGGGTCGCAGTTGCATTTCTTCGGATTTTTCGGATTAGTCGGAATCTCTGGATTATTCGTACTTTTTAAAATGGAATTCTGGAAGAAAGAAAAAATATTTTCATATTTCAAAAAAGAAAATATTGTAAAATTTTCCAAATATGTCGCAGCTGCATTTTTTGTTTTTATTTTGCTATATATGCCTGTAATAATCAGTGACATTAAAGAAAATGGGCAAAATACCAAAAATTTCATCACAGCTCTGAGTTCGAAACCCGAGAGCAAGCCATTTATAGAAAAAATTTCCAAAAATATTTCTGAAAATCTGAATTATTATTGTTTAATAACAACGTCGCAGTGTTATGGGGAAGAGAATAACAAGGAAAATTTTGCTATGTTCTTGACAACAATAATTTTAATTTCAGGTGTCATTATTCTATTACGTGCATTAAGAAAAGAAAAAAATGATTCAAGAAAAGATTTTTTGGCTCTTCTTTTAATCTGGATAAGTGTTTATTTTATCCTTATGATTCCGGTTTCATTTCAACTTCGCCCGAGATTTTTTATTGTTGTTTTTGCAGTACCGTTCATTCTTTTAGGCATGATTTATGAATATTTGGAGGAAAAAATTGGATATAAAAAGGCTGTTTGGACGGGAATAGTTGTTTCATCCCTGATAATTGTCTGGAACTCCTATGGGACTTATGCTTGGTTCAGGGAGCAGGCAAATTCACAGAAAGAAACTGTTGAAATAAGAAGGTCGCTTATTCTGAAAGCAAAAGATGGTGTCTTGCTTTGGCATTTGCAATCTGTTGCAGACTGGATGTATGCACACCATGAAAAAGGCAAAACCTTATATTATTATGTAAAGCCGGAGCATGTGCGCCCAATAGATTATCTTTTGTATAAAAAAAGAGATAAAGACTTAGTTTATGAAACTATGAAAATAAATGATGATCCAAATGCGGAGTATTTTGCCATAACTCCGACAAAGAACGGCACTGAACCGGTTATAAAAAAATTCGGCGATAACATAACTGTTATTGAACAGAAAGAATTCGGACAGCTTATGGTTTCAAAAATTATGATAAATGATAGAAACATTTCGGCAGATTTCAGGTTCAACCGCCCTAAAACTAAAACAGACCGTCTTTTCTGGAAAGATGTTTTCAATAAAAAAGATCGAGATGACAATCTTTATAATATAACAGGGGAAGAATAG
- a CDS encoding lysylphosphatidylglycerol synthase transmembrane domain-containing protein translates to MISNKKILINFLKILISLVFIIWIILKIDWQESLSYLKDISALYIIFYLVVVFFGLIISSIKWKCLAESKGFKEKLSTFLKLYITGAFINNFVPSTIGGDIFRSYQIGKKDKRYPEATATVVDDRLTGLLALFLMTPFFSLINLRVISEIPTLVLINIFFIFVLVLIPFLPKLLKYFFTGKEIKFIPQKMLVYIKEIGSFGKDRKLFAKTMIYSVIFNVIGVGLANIILFWSIGVQMNPLDYFSVVFIISILSSIPAGVGLKEWAYIFFFGMMGINISAAVIVALLNRFFQGLINIIALPIYLKNKEIKK, encoded by the coding sequence ATGATAAGTAATAAAAAAATTCTAATAAATTTTCTGAAAATTCTTATCAGCCTTGTCTTTATAATCTGGATAATCTTGAAAATAGACTGGCAAGAGTCCCTTTCTTATCTCAAAGACATATCAGCTTTGTATATAATTTTTTATCTGGTAGTTGTTTTTTTCGGGCTGATAATTTCTTCAATCAAGTGGAAGTGCCTAGCTGAAAGCAAAGGTTTTAAGGAAAAATTATCTACTTTTTTAAAGCTTTATATAACTGGTGCTTTTATAAATAATTTTGTGCCCTCAACTATAGGAGGAGACATCTTTCGATCCTATCAAATAGGCAAGAAAGACAAAAGATATCCTGAAGCTACTGCAACTGTTGTTGACGATAGATTGACTGGACTATTGGCACTTTTTTTAATGACTCCCTTTTTTTCGCTTATTAATCTCAGGGTTATTTCTGAAATACCAACCTTGGTGCTTATAAACATTTTTTTTATTTTTGTCTTGGTGCTGATTCCTTTTCTACCTAAGCTATTAAAATATTTTTTTACTGGAAAAGAGATAAAATTTATTCCACAAAAAATGCTTGTTTATATCAAGGAGATCGGAAGCTTTGGTAAAGACAGAAAACTTTTTGCAAAAACAATGATATACTCTGTAATTTTTAATGTTATCGGCGTTGGTTTGGCAAATATTATTTTATTTTGGAGCATAGGAGTTCAGATGAATCCTCTTGATTATTTTTCTGTTGTTTTCATAATCAGCATTCTTTCATCGATTCCTGCAGGTGTCGGGCTAAAAGAATGGGCCTATATTTTCTTTTTTGGGATGATGGGTATAAATATTTCTGCTGCAGTCATTGTTGCACTCCTAAATCGTTTTTTTCAAGGTCTTATAAATATAATAGCGCTACCGATTTATTTAAAAAATAAAGAAATTAAAAAATAA
- a CDS encoding UDP-glucose/GDP-mannose dehydrogenase family protein: MKITVIGSGYVGLVSGTCFASFGHEVFCVDKDEQKIENLKKGIIPIYEPGLDDMVLENVESGRLKFSTKLEECAGDADAIFIAVGTPTSRRGDGYADLTYVYAVAKELAPLLKDYTVIVDKSTVPVGTAKEVKRIIRENNPKADFDVASNPEFLREGAAISDFMKPDRVVVGVESEKAQEIMREIYKPLYLIETPIVFTNLQTAELIKYAANGFLATKISFINEIANLCETIGANVIDLAKGIGLDNRIGKKFLHAGPGYGGSCFPKDTLALCRIAQEHGSPIRIIETVIEVNAAQKARMVGKIRKALGGSEAGKKIAVLGLTFKPETDDMRDAPALMILPALKEKGAEIVATDPHGMEEAKKNMPEINYVSDPYKAVEDADCLVLMTEWNEYRSLDFEKIKQLMKGSIFVDLRNVYEPEHIKKLGFEYYGVGRN, from the coding sequence ATGAAAATTACAGTTATTGGAAGTGGTTATGTCGGCCTTGTTTCTGGAACTTGCTTTGCATCTTTTGGCCACGAAGTATTTTGTGTTGATAAAGATGAACAAAAAATTGAAAACTTAAAAAAAGGCATAATTCCGATTTATGAACCAGGTTTAGATGACATGGTTTTGGAGAATGTTGAATCTGGAAGATTAAAATTCAGTACAAAGCTCGAAGAATGTGCAGGTGATGCTGATGCAATTTTTATTGCAGTTGGAACTCCAACATCCAGGAGGGGAGATGGCTATGCAGATCTTACTTACGTTTATGCTGTAGCTAAAGAATTAGCGCCTTTACTTAAAGATTATACTGTAATCGTAGATAAGAGTACCGTACCGGTTGGTACGGCCAAGGAAGTAAAAAGAATAATCAGAGAAAATAATCCAAAAGCTGATTTTGATGTAGCTTCTAACCCTGAGTTTCTTCGTGAAGGTGCGGCTATCAGTGATTTCATGAAGCCAGATAGAGTAGTAGTAGGAGTTGAAAGTGAAAAAGCGCAAGAAATTATGAGAGAAATTTATAAGCCTTTATACTTGATTGAAACTCCGATTGTTTTCACTAACCTGCAAACAGCCGAGCTTATCAAGTATGCCGCCAATGGATTTTTAGCGACTAAAATAAGTTTTATTAATGAAATTGCCAACCTATGCGAAACTATTGGGGCCAATGTTATTGATCTGGCTAAAGGCATAGGGTTGGACAACCGTATCGGAAAAAAATTCTTGCATGCTGGCCCGGGATATGGCGGTTCATGTTTTCCTAAGGATACTTTAGCACTTTGCAGAATTGCACAGGAACACGGAAGCCCGATACGCATCATTGAAACTGTTATTGAAGTTAATGCTGCACAGAAAGCCAGAATGGTTGGGAAAATAAGAAAGGCTTTGGGTGGAAGCGAAGCGGGCAAAAAAATTGCTGTTTTAGGTTTAACCTTCAAACCAGAAACAGATGATATGCGCGACGCTCCAGCACTTATGATATTGCCAGCACTTAAAGAAAAAGGTGCAGAAATTGTAGCTACTGATCCACATGGAATGGAAGAAGCCAAAAAAAATATGCCAGAAATAAACTATGTTTCTGATCCATATAAAGCAGTTGAAGATGCTGATTGCCTTGTTCTTATGACTGAATGGAATGAATATCGTTCATTAGATTTTGAAAAAATAAAACAGCTCATGAAAGGAAGTATCTTTGTAGACCTTAGAAACGTATATGAGCCTGAGCATATAAAGAAATTGGGGTTCGAATATTATGGCGTCGGACGCAATTAA
- a CDS encoding glycosyltransferase family 39 protein, whose protein sequence is MKQKIIVFLVFFSIFISSLYFGFPRLEKFSGVDEPYWSYDRVPKFWNAIKNMKWEKTHLCDKPGIVIAAISGIGLPFDNEDFNSIKKLQKIRYEKKTLGDIQRIENLYFHLRLPVFLFTLSMLPIFYFLIKKLLGQKIAIFSVIFIGLSPILLGISLIINSDAMLWILAGLSILSFFNFLKDGQKKFLILSGFLLGLSVINKFVANILFVYFFSIFLMEYFLYTYQKTEIDEYLKKSSVNYLILFGVAIVSAFLFFPATWEKIYILFKYTVGHPVFSSTWPIYVGIIAILALDLIIFKAKFSKIIFGFLAKHRKILIKTIAGIFLILIAIVFLHVYAKFNFFNIQEIIASPKGIGTGNLAQKYIGAILADTYSLIFSISPLVLFFLIFSVFFSLRKKNELDRKSITKFYILIFILIFYMGAAVNEVIATVRYQIMVYPLVFVLAAIGVSEFLEIKKIEKYVTSFFAIIAIFAILEGSLFFIKPNFLAYASEILPKNFIVNLKGMGEGSYEATQYLNQLPNAGNMVIWSDKGAVCERFVGKCFVDFKIETFLDNKLDYFIISTDRRSRTVKLSKEPKVINGIETTENVASYVNFEEMYQKKNVEFETIISNNPNNFVKVIKNNNIL, encoded by the coding sequence ATGAAGCAAAAAATCATTGTTTTTTTGGTATTTTTTTCCATATTCATATCTTCACTTTATTTCGGTTTTCCGCGATTGGAAAAGTTTTCCGGAGTAGATGAACCCTATTGGTCATATGACAGAGTTCCTAAGTTCTGGAATGCAATAAAAAATATGAAATGGGAGAAAACGCATCTTTGTGATAAACCTGGAATAGTTATTGCGGCAATTTCTGGAATAGGTCTTCCTTTTGACAATGAAGATTTCAATAGCATAAAAAAACTTCAAAAAATACGCTATGAAAAGAAGACTCTGGGAGATATTCAAAGAATAGAAAATCTCTACTTCCATCTACGTTTGCCTGTTTTTCTTTTCACTTTGTCCATGCTACCTATATTTTATTTCCTCATCAAAAAATTACTTGGGCAAAAAATTGCCATATTTTCAGTAATTTTCATCGGACTTTCACCGATTTTGCTCGGCATCTCACTGATAATAAATTCAGATGCGATGCTCTGGATTTTGGCAGGACTTTCAATTTTAAGTTTTTTCAATTTTCTAAAAGACGGACAAAAAAAATTCCTCATCCTTTCCGGTTTTCTTCTCGGACTTTCTGTCATAAACAAATTTGTCGCCAATATTCTTTTTGTATACTTTTTCTCAATATTCCTTATGGAATATTTTCTATACACCTATCAAAAAACAGAGATTGATGAATATCTGAAAAAATCTTCCGTCAATTATCTTATTCTTTTTGGAGTTGCAATAGTTTCGGCTTTCCTATTTTTTCCAGCCACTTGGGAAAAAATCTATATACTGTTCAAATATACTGTCGGTCATCCTGTATTCTCTTCTACTTGGCCAATTTATGTCGGAATCATAGCCATTCTAGCTTTAGATCTAATTATATTCAAAGCAAAATTTTCTAAAATAATTTTTGGCTTTCTGGCAAAACATCGCAAAATTTTGATAAAAACAATTGCTGGAATTTTCCTCATACTGATAGCCATTGTTTTTCTCCATGTCTATGCCAAATTTAATTTTTTCAACATTCAAGAAATCATCGCTTCGCCAAAAGGAATAGGCACTGGCAATTTAGCGCAAAAATACATTGGGGCAATATTAGCCGACACATATAGCTTGATTTTCAGCATTTCGCCTCTTGTTCTTTTCTTTTTAATTTTCTCGGTCTTTTTTTCTCTGCGCAAAAAAAACGAGCTTGATCGAAAATCCATAACTAAATTTTATATACTCATTTTCATCCTGATTTTCTATATGGGTGCAGCTGTAAATGAAGTCATTGCTACCGTACGCTACCAGATTATGGTTTATCCGCTGGTTTTCGTTTTGGCTGCCATTGGTGTTTCGGAATTTTTAGAAATAAAAAAGATTGAAAAATATGTTACTTCTTTTTTTGCAATTATAGCAATCTTTGCTATTCTTGAAGGAAGCTTATTTTTCATAAAACCAAACTTTTTAGCCTATGCATCGGAAATTTTGCCAAAAAATTTCATTGTCAACCTAAAAGGCATGGGTGAAGGAAGTTATGAGGCTACTCAATATCTCAATCAGCTTCCAAATGCCGGCAATATGGTAATTTGGTCAGACAAGGGAGCTGTTTGCGAAAGATTTGTCGGCAAATGTTTTGTTGATTTTAAAATAGAAACTTTCTTAGACAATAAACTTGATTATTTTATTATTTCTACAGATAGAAGGTCGCGCACAGTTAAGTTATCAAAAGAACCTAAAGTTATTAACGGCATAGAAACTACAGAAAATGTCGCATCTTATGTAAATTTCGAGGAAATGTATCAAAAGAAAAATGTTGAATTTGAAACAATCATTAGCAACAATCCGAATAATTTTGTTAAAGTCATAAAAAATAATAATATACTATAA
- a CDS encoding glycosyltransferase family 4 protein, whose product MRILFFNYEYPPLGGGAGNASFYLLKEYAKNSEIKVDFITSSINEKHQILKLSENITVHKLPIGKNAENIHYQSKKELLKYAWVSYKFAKKLVRENKYDLTHSFFTVPCGIASFILKNKFKIPYIISLRGSDVPGYSERFTILYKFITPIIKKIWKSACFVIANSCGLRELALKSKTEKEIGIIYNGIDTGDFFPDANKKDENKFTIVCISRITRRKGIKFLIQAVGNLLKKYKNIKLFIVGDGDECDSLKNLVQTIGIGSEVTFTGPILHENILEYYQKSNIFVLPSLNEGMSNTMLEALSCGLPIIATDTGGTKELVQNEKNGFIVKMKDPDDLAEKIEKIMINKNLEIQMGNESRKLSEKFDWSVVAGEYIDLYRNAIELKNIKSKNNNS is encoded by the coding sequence ATGAGAATCCTATTTTTCAACTATGAATATCCTCCTTTAGGTGGGGGTGCAGGGAATGCTTCATTTTATTTGCTAAAGGAATACGCTAAAAATTCGGAAATTAAAGTTGATTTTATCACTTCTTCAATCAACGAAAAACACCAGATTTTGAAATTAAGTGAAAATATTACTGTTCATAAGCTTCCAATAGGTAAAAATGCTGAAAATATTCACTATCAATCAAAAAAGGAGCTTTTAAAGTATGCCTGGGTTTCCTATAAATTCGCAAAAAAGCTGGTAAGGGAGAATAAGTATGATCTTACTCATTCATTTTTTACTGTTCCATGCGGCATAGCATCTTTTATTTTAAAGAATAAATTCAAAATTCCTTATATAATTTCACTGCGCGGATCTGATGTTCCGGGATATAGTGAAAGATTCACTATTTTATACAAATTCATCACTCCGATCATAAAAAAAATATGGAAAAGTGCCTGCTTTGTTATTGCAAATAGCTGTGGACTGCGGGAGCTTGCACTTAAATCAAAAACAGAAAAAGAAATAGGAATTATTTATAACGGCATAGACACAGGTGATTTTTTTCCGGATGCAAATAAAAAAGACGAAAATAAATTCACTATAGTGTGTATCTCCCGTATTACCAGAAGAAAAGGAATCAAATTTTTGATTCAGGCGGTTGGAAATCTTCTAAAAAAATACAAGAACATAAAGTTATTTATTGTAGGGGATGGGGATGAATGCGATTCTCTCAAAAATTTAGTACAAACAATAGGAATTGGATCGGAAGTTACTTTCACTGGGCCTATTTTGCATGAAAATATTTTAGAATATTACCAAAAATCGAATATTTTTGTATTACCATCGCTTAATGAAGGAATGAGCAATACTATGCTAGAAGCCTTGTCTTGCGGTTTGCCAATAATTGCAACCGATACAGGTGGAACTAAGGAATTAGTGCAAAATGAAAAAAATGGTTTTATCGTCAAAATGAAAGATCCAGATGACTTAGCTGAAAAAATTGAAAAAATTATGATCAATAAAAATTTGGAAATTCAAATGGGCAATGAAAGCAGAAAATTATCTGAGAAGTTTGATTGGTCGGTTGTTGCTGGAGAATATATTGATTTATACCGTAATGCGATTGAATTGAAAAATATTAAAAGTAAAAATAATAATAGTTAA
- a CDS encoding glycosyltransferase family 39 protein: MLKKIITPLVISLVIAINLFLGLSRLDKYSAVDEPYWTYGRTSKFWTAIENHNWKSTNVNDKPGITVAILSGFGLLKYDPMQYESLRENVKTEQQLHDIRAINFYFRLPIFLFCTLILLAFYFLLKKLFGDIIALLSFIFISFSPIIFGISLIINPDSLLWIFLPLSILSYFVFKKEENKKYLVLSGFFMGLSLLTKYVANILYIFFFALPFLEYIFIEKKPVLSEYLKKSFVNYLTLVAFSMLTFFILFPASWTNLEILLEGTFLSKAFETTWPVFASIFTLVALDIILLKSKVMGLILGFISKHKTIIVQIFSSFFILFTLLVLINTYSGMKFIDFVSFLSSPKGIGADNILESYAGAILSDTYSLIFGMCPFAFLAFIFALFLSVRGKTSIDLELQIIFYFLIFIFLYYLASSVNEVTATVRYQIVTYPLAMIISAIGISKFISCKKVEKYIPNTLAIVFVLAVSFLALFSARPFYLAYASPLLPEKYLLNYKDMGDGSYEAAEYLNSLPDAQNLIIWSDKGSVCAEFLGKCAIGYNKKKLKNFKFDYVVVSSGRESKSSKSFGSIDDVIDIEKAYKTENYLQKIILGRNNSNFVKIVETDSLKK; this comes from the coding sequence ATGCTCAAAAAAATCATCACACCACTTGTTATTTCGCTTGTTATAGCCATAAATCTTTTTTTAGGATTATCCAGATTAGACAAATATTCTGCTGTTGACGAACCCTATTGGACATACGGACGAACTTCTAAGTTTTGGACTGCCATAGAAAATCACAACTGGAAGTCAACGAATGTAAATGACAAACCAGGTATAACTGTAGCGATCCTTTCTGGTTTTGGTCTGCTTAAATATGATCCGATGCAATATGAGTCCTTGAGAGAAAATGTAAAGACCGAGCAACAGCTCCATGATATAAGAGCGATTAATTTCTATTTCCGCCTGCCGATTTTCCTTTTCTGCACTTTAATTCTATTAGCTTTCTATTTCCTTCTTAAAAAACTTTTTGGAGACATCATTGCGCTTTTGAGTTTTATTTTTATAAGTTTTTCTCCGATTATTTTTGGCATTTCATTGATTATAAACCCTGATTCACTGCTCTGGATATTTCTACCCCTTTCAATTCTCAGTTATTTTGTCTTTAAAAAAGAGGAAAATAAAAAATATCTTGTCTTAAGCGGCTTTTTCATGGGACTTTCCCTTCTCACAAAATATGTTGCCAATATTCTGTATATTTTCTTTTTTGCACTTCCTTTTCTAGAATACATCTTCATCGAGAAAAAACCAGTTCTTTCTGAGTATCTTAAAAAATCTTTTGTTAATTATTTAACTTTAGTTGCATTTTCGATGCTAACTTTCTTCATTCTTTTTCCCGCCTCATGGACAAATTTGGAAATACTTCTAGAAGGCACTTTTCTGAGTAAAGCATTTGAAACAACCTGGCCTGTTTTTGCATCAATTTTTACTCTTGTTGCATTGGACATCATTCTTCTTAAAAGTAAGGTTATGGGATTGATTTTAGGTTTTATTTCAAAACACAAAACAATTATCGTGCAGATATTTTCCTCATTTTTTATTCTATTCACCCTGCTTGTTCTCATAAATACATATTCAGGAATGAAATTTATTGATTTTGTTTCCTTCCTTTCTTCACCCAAGGGAATAGGTGCAGATAACATTCTAGAATCATATGCTGGAGCAATTCTGTCCGACACTTACAGCCTGATTTTTGGAATGTGTCCTTTTGCCTTTCTTGCTTTTATTTTTGCGTTATTTTTAAGTGTCAGGGGAAAAACCTCTATCGATCTTGAGTTGCAGATTATTTTTTATTTTTTAATTTTTATTTTTCTCTACTATTTGGCTTCTTCAGTAAATGAAGTTACAGCCACCGTACGCTACCAAATTGTCACCTATCCGCTAGCTATGATAATAAGCGCCATAGGTATATCAAAATTCATATCCTGCAAAAAAGTAGAGAAATACATTCCAAACACATTAGCTATTGTTTTTGTTTTAGCGGTTTCTTTTCTTGCACTTTTTTCTGCCCGTCCTTTCTATTTGGCCTATGCTTCCCCGCTCCTGCCGGAAAAATACCTTTTGAACTACAAGGATATGGGTGACGGCAGTTATGAAGCAGCAGAATATCTGAATTCACTGCCTGATGCGCAAAATCTTATAATCTGGTCAGACAAAGGCTCCGTTTGCGCTGAATTTTTGGGAAAATGCGCAATTGGATATAACAAGAAAAAACTAAAGAACTTTAAATTCGATTATGTTGTCGTTTCTTCAGGAAGAGAATCAAAAAGTTCCAAAAGTTTTGGGAGTATTGATGATGTTATCGATATTGAAAAAGCTTATAAGACTGAGAACTACTTACAAAAAATTATACTTGGTCGCAATAATTCAAATTTCGTGAAAATAGTCGAGACAGATTCTTTGAAAAAGTAA